In Larimichthys crocea isolate SSNF chromosome XI, L_crocea_2.0, whole genome shotgun sequence, the sequence AAAAACCATTGCTCTAcatacagatatagacatatAAGTACACTACAGCTAAGATGCTTCACAGGCAGACATTAACATAAAAACTATGTATACATAAAaggtatgtatatatgtgtatataggaacaacaacaacatttgtaGACACTATCTGGTGATAGtgcactgaaataaatatggtttataCAGTAGGTTGTATTACGTACGTGAGGTAGAGTGGATATTACAGTATGCACAGTATGAGTAGATTGTGtgagtgatgatatttacatattaaaagaacaaaaaagctAAGTAGTGAGAATAATACTTTATATAATAATTTACAGGTTATTGCACAGGTAATGTTCCTGGCAATGTGTGTCTGGTTTTACATGTTCATCACACTGATGGCCTTTCGGTTTTGAAGCACTCATTAGAAATGTAACaaatatgtcattttatcatctcaGAAACATTGGTATAGTCAAATCATTCCTGTCtcaggctgacacagaaaaaaaataatgcatgcTATTATCACATCAAGGCTTGACTCTTTCTAATGCAATTCTAAATGTCTGATCTTCCTAAAAACGCAGCAGGAGCACTGCAAAGAACAGAGGGCACATATAACTCAGATTTTAAAGTCATTGCATTGATTGCCTATTAGTTTAAGAATTGATTCATTCAGATCATCTTattagtttttaaatcactaCATCACAACATGATATTGCCCATATTGTCTATAGATAAATGTTTTGCATCCAGACTCGTTTGGACAGCCTTTAAAGAAAGGTGAAGGCtgttgttaatattaatattaatgctgATGTTAAGGTGTCTGATTGTTTTTTAGCCATATAGTTTATTTGCTTTCCTGCCATAAGGGTGACCCCAGACCCTTTCATAACTTGGTTAGTGGTAATAATCCTCATAACACAGCATGTTTACAAATAATCTATCGTCTTGTTTGTCCTTCCAGATGTTTGTAAAAATTGTGACCATGTCATCGCAAGGCATGAATACACATTCTCTGTTGTTGATGAGTATCAGGTAAAGTATCTGTATAActaaatatattcatgtgttACCTCACATTTAACAGCATTTGTGGTTAGTTGTTGCCACTGTCTGGTCTTTCAGTGTGTATATTAagcctgtgttgtgttgtccAGGAGTACACCATGCTATGCATGCTGTGTGGAAAAGCAGAGGACTCCATCAGTGTGTTACCCGATGACCCCAGACAGTCTGCACCTCTCTTCTAAATCTCAAACCTGCAGATCATGAAACACTTTTTATATCGAGTGTCACCACCGTGGACGTGCTGGAGCCTGCTTGCTTTCAGGGTTCCagccattttttaaacatgcatcCAAAATGTTACGCACATATTTAAcgtattttagatttttggcTCTTTGTGAACTACTGTATGCTGATATCAGTTGAGTAACACATATAACTTTATATTACACTCtatgacaacaacaaatgttaTGTATGTCGATTGAAAAAgtactttaaataaacatttttatactgCTAAGAACTGTATTCCTGTCTGCATTCATCTGATGTTACAATGTCAGGAAGACAAAATAAAGTCTAAGCTCTGAGACGCAGCTATAAAAATGACATATTGCAGCTGTTTTTGTATCCAAAATAGCTcagatatgtttttaaaaaacatcagcttAAGTTCAAATGTCGGGAACTTTTAAAATACCTTGTCCCAGAATAATACGGCTCATATCCACCAAACTGTTGTGAGTGTTTTGATTATGTTAAGTTGTGGGTAAGACAGGATCCAGCCTTTATGGAACATATTCATGAAGCTGCTTGAGATTGAAAGTTAATTTTTGAACCTTAAATGGAGAATGAACCTGAACATGCATTTATAAGCCAACATAGACAAGAAATGCATtagaagaaatgaaaacagattttaataaGACAACCTGTCAGACCAGCTGCAGAGTGGACTTTTTTGTgagattgtttttgttaattaagTTGCTTATTATAGTGTCAACATCTGGCTGTTTGTTGTGGTTTCAGTTTCCTGTCTAGCAGGTTTGATTCATTACCTACTTGGATCTGTCGTACTAGACTACTCATATCTATTACACACTTCCTCTTTTATGAAAACCTGGTTGATATTTTAGAAAGCCTTAAGGATTATGAATCTCGCCTATATTTAAACAACTTCAGAGCTCATCTCCGGTGAGATGcgatctgtctttgtctgtaaacatgttcattaacTTCCTGTCAATTGCTGCTGTCTTGTGTCTTGCTGTGGCTACATATTGTTCCACAGATGGTGGAGCTTTCATTTGATTGTGGTTGTCATCTGGGACCTTCCACcaaccaccaacaccacccccTCCATTCAGTCACTAGCTCGTCAGCAGTCTGTCTTGTGCTTACAGGGACGTCTGTctcagaaaacagctgcttggACAGAATCTGACAACTGAGCCGTTCTCAAGGGGGACGTGCTGCAGTCTGAGCTGGTGTGACTCGAGTTTAACTATCGACTTTGACTCTCTTTTCCCCATTTAAATGATCTGATCACTGACAGCACTGCTAAGCTTGGAACTCTTTCTTCTGTAGAAAGTTATTCTAATAAGATATCTTTACAGACAACTGTGCATTTTCTGTTGCAATTCACTTTTAAATCATAGTTTCCATTGATGCGAATgccacaaaacaaactcaagggactaaaaccaaaactatttgCATGGCTAGATACTGCTAAGCATGAACAAGCAGTAACCGCCATGTCTgagaagtgaagccaatgcagaagtacgaaaaactgcagttcctcaaacgtccacttgaggctggctacagaacgagtcagtctctataagtccccatgttaaaatgtccaacttcacagcagaaataaactggtacaaaaacagtttatgtACCAGGCTACAtttggcctgcctcaggtctgctgatgatccacatttttactgatttttagaTAGCCGGGCGGTGGAAGAGgaaggactacaaacatggcggtAGCCAGAGCTACTACACTAAGCTTCAAAActcatgcatattttttttatactatcAATGGGCGTGAATGAGAAAATTTAGGTGAATTGACCCTTTAATCGCAATGAAAACTACAGCATGTATAGCCAGGAAATAGTTTTGAGATCTGGCATTTATTTGAActtatgtataatatatattttaaactgtgataagaataaaataaacaacaacaatcagacATGATGAAAAGTTTCCATTTATAGCAGTTTTCTTCCATTGCCATCTACTTGATGAAAGAAACAATAATGCACATCGTTGCTGGTCTACATTATGATGTATTTTGATCAGAAGCAGTTCAGTAAAAATACAGGTGTCTTAGCGGATTGTACAaacgaataaaaaaaacaaaaacatttgcaatGATACTCATGCACTTTTACAATACTGAAGTATGAGTGCACTAACATGTACATTCTAATATGCTGACGCCTTCTTTTGCATGACATATTTCCtagcaaaataaaagcacactaCTACACTGTGATGCCTGATGAGCAATTCATTGTTACATATAATAATTCATCTAGCTGTTTTACAGGAGTGAGGTCAATATGGGACTGCATGCCCTGATTCTGTACATGAATGCTGATGTTGGTATACTGCGCGTGGTGTTATTTGCTATTAGTGTTCTTAATCTGAGTACAATGTTTCTATTAGTGTTTACCATTTTCTTAAATGGTACATATCTACAATTAgcataatttcttttttttcctttttacatcCCTCAAGTATTAAACATGATCTTATATTTGGTCTCATATTAGGCCTACATGGAGTGTTAAGAGAGGAGTGAAATGAGAGGTAAAGAGTTGGCAATCTTCCGTTTTTCTCAGCCTTTTTGTTTCAACTGCAGGTATCATCAAGCCACATCGTCAAGTATTTTGAGAGAGACGTCcgacaaatgaataaataaataaatacaatttatcatacattttacattacatacagtacattcccTTGAGTAAATATCGTATTTACACATGCTATCAAGGACTGGGTAAGAGACAGCCTCACGAAGCTACAGTTGCACCATCCGATCAGTCACTTGTGTCAAATACAGTCATCGGTTCACTTTGCCAGAGCCTTTACCCTCATGGATCAGCCCCCTTCCCCTGGAGCTGTGGCCCCACTGACAGGGTCCGGACCTGTCTTGTGGGTGAGTGTGCCGAGCAGGTGGGGAGCTGGAGAAGCTAGACGGAGAGCGGCTACGTCCCTGCAGTGCCCCACCATCGCGGAGCTCCTGGCGGGAGGGGGAGGAGCTTAGCGAGCgctgcagggaggaggaggagctgcgaGGGCGAGGAGGAGGGCTGAAGAGCATCCCGCTGCGGTCCTGCATCAGCTGAGTCAGACTGGCCAGGAAGTCTGCGTCACTAGTGCTGCTGGCTCGCACTCTTAACCGCCGTCGTCTggcgaaaaaaaaagaacataagaCATAAGATATGATTCTTCCTCTTCAAACGtgtttggtgtttatttatcttcCGCATTTTTCAGGaactggtatttttttttctttgtagtgGAGTCTGACATCCATGCACTTGACTCAAACTGCCTCCAAACACATAAAATACTCACAGGAATAAATGAAGCATGTAACCCAGCTCTACTGTTTCTAATTTTAACTCACTGATAATAACCTCACACTTTACTGCTCACTCCAAACTCTGCATCAGAAACTGAACACTTGGCACtgctgctgggttttttttaaatcgtaaAGGAAACACAATGTACTTGTCACAGTTTAGTGCAGCCAAGATGGAGCAAAGTGAGCTATTAGATGAGACGTGACAGGTAATAACTCCTATTACTGTCCCATGCAATACTGTGCAACATTAAATCAGACTGCAGTTTCTTGTGACATttctataaaaagaaaaaatctacGCCTGTTTGGCTACACTATGAAAAGCTCTTCTTCTATATTACTGACAATGTAGCTGCTTGAGTGTTTGCTGACCATGAGTGTCACCAAATCAACCAGCCCTGAAATCTCATATACCATCCAACAAACAAGTGACAAACGCTTTCGCAGCACATGGGCCATACCTGTTGTCCACACAAGGGCGGATAGGTGGTTTTCCAGGAGGTGGTCGAGGCAGGAACCTGCTTGTAAGTTGCTCGGGTATAAAGGTGGCGCTCACAGGACGTGGGATCTTACTTTTACTACCTGACgaggatgacagagagagagggtctTCTCCTACAAGGTCAGACCTGGAGCCTCGCTCTGAGGGGAGCCTGTCCCTGGGCAAAGCAGAAGGCAGGTTGTCAcaggacagagatggagagggtgAGTGGGTGGGGGAGCCAGGGACAGGACTGCTCCAGCGGTGACGCCTCTCCATGTGGAGGTCCCTGCTCGGAGAGTCCAGGAGGGCGCTCGCGTCCCGGACCGGGATTCGACTCAGTCTTGGGGATAAGGGGGAGTCTCTTTGCCTGAGCAGAGCTGGGGGTGGGGAGGAGGACACGGTGACGGTGCTCTCCATAGCGCCTCCTGCCGTGTCAGCTTGAGGCTGCTGATTGGGCTCCGAGGAGCGATCGGGCAGACCAGAATCACTCTCGGGGTCTCTATCGTTTGTCAGATGAGCTGCGGGGCCTTTGGCCAGGATTGGCACTGGAGCTAACTCCAACCTATCTCCATCCTTTAAgatttcctctgaggctttgtCAGATCTTCTAGATGGTGCCTCTAGTGGTATAGCATCACTCTTCTCCTGTACCGGTGACTGAGGCCCACAGCTAGAGGACTGAAGAGTTGAAAcgattgttaaaaaaaaaaaaaaaaaaacaccttcataaaaacttaatatacacacacatcctcagTCCTAGAGGTGCTTTAGGGACTAATAAAAGTTTGAACAGCTgcgttgccatggcaactggCACAGATCTAAGCAACACCGCGCTTGTGCTGCATTCACACAATGTCAGCAGAATAGATGAACGGGGGAAAACACCACGCATTCCCACTTGAGTATTCACGCATTATCCCAAGGTGAGCAGCCCTCGCGCTAACCTTGTCGTTTCAGCAGATAAACAGTCTGAATGAGCTTCTTCTGTGGTGTGAAACTAGACACAGACACGGCTCCTACAACATTAGCTGAATGGACAGCTGATGTTCATCTGAATGAACACAGCATTATCCACCATACCCGAAGTGCAATGCTCAGAATGTTTGCTCTTGTACTTCAGCCTACAACCATACATCAATGTGTATTatacacagtttttatttatggtTCACATTAGATGTGAGTGACATTTATATACGTATATCTTCTTAATCATACACTgtattgatgttttcattttagatttatgtgtttttaaattcaggATGCCTTCATAGAATAATATTATTTCATAGATTCCTGTGGTTCCTATACAGATGACGATAAACTTGAACTCAATGTGTTGATTAGGACTCTGCTACAACTAATCTAATTAGTTTCATCTCACAATGCTACTTTCAGTTCATGCACAATGAAAGGTTTGGTCATCCCTACCTGGTCCATCTGGGGCCTTCCCATGATGACTGAGGGCATTTGTCCCAGCATCCCCGGCAGTCTCCTATGGCCCAGTAACCACGTGCCGGGCATGGACATCTGTGACAGGACAGGACTGCTGGGCACTGCTGTGGACTGGCCATCCTGTGGCTCAGAGGACTGGTTGTCAGTCTCAGCAGGTGTGTGGGTCCCGGGCTTTTCCTCCTTCGGGGCCTCACCTGGAGGCTTGGTGCCACCAGAACCGCTGCCTTGCTCTAGCTCCAGCATCACCCACTCCTGAGAGTCACCTTCCTGGGGCACAGGACTGAGGTTTACGGCCACAAAGCCACTGCTCGCTGCGCCCTCCTCTGGGTCAGGGGTTGCTGTGGCAGAGTGTTCCTCGTTGCAGGAAGGCGTCTGTCCCCTCCCAGTTAGGGATTTCTCCCCGACTTGAGATAGGACAGGACGCTGTTTGCCcaagctgaaaaaaacatatcaCACATGCTATGATGAGTTTCTGCCTGTTTGCAAGCCATCACAAGCATATGCACTGTAATTTGGTGTGTATTGAGTACTAACTAGGCCTCGAGGAAGCGTTCAATGGTGGGCTTGGGTTCAGGTGCAAGTCTTTTCTCAAATGCCAAGCTCTGACTGTGTCTCATCCTCCGGAGCAGTGGCGCCGCCCGGTCCAAGAACATGGTCTCTGATCGTACCCGTCTAGGAGAACTCTGCATGGAGCCGGTGTTGGGGCTCTGGTTCCCCTGGTTCTGACTGTGTTCATCCTCACTCACCACCTGAGAATAGATGACAAGTAGCCTCAaatattatatagatattaCACCTGACAGCGAGCGAGAAAACCATGTCTTTAAATTGGGCAGTTTAGTATCAAGACAGTGGGAGACAGTAGGTGGGCTCCTAGTGGGTTTCTACTGAAGCCTAGCAAGAGTAAATGTATGAACAGAGGCTGGCAGGTCCATTATCATATCTCAAAGGCAAAGTGAATGTGGGCCTGGGGAGAGTTTAGAGCTACACTTTACATCTCACTGCACAGGAAGAGAAGCAATTACACACAGAACATCCAACCGAGCGTTCACAGTAAACTACATCGCCCTGACCTTCCTGATCATTGGCTGGGCGTGTTTATGGTTCCGGTTGCGGTCCATCTCTTCCCATACATCTCCACCAGGGGTGGTCGGCGTGGGGATGGGGGGGCAGTTGTCAGCATCACTGAGGCGTTCCCCTTGCAGGACATCCTCTGTGTTCTCCCTCTGCAGCTCGCCCGGCAGCACCGAAGCATTGGCCATGctgtggaggagaaggaaggtCACTCCGCAGCCATTTCTCAGGGATCACTGACTCTGCAGATTTCTATTCTTAAAAACCTCACATCCAACAGAGTGTGAAGGAAGTTTGAAAAGCACAAGTGAAAGTGCAACAAGAACCTACAGCAgttaaacagaataaacagctaTATGTCGATAGTGACAGAGCTTTCTTTGGCTGTAAATACCCCAAGTACGCTGGCGTGAGGCGAGTGAGTTGCTGAGCAGTGGTTGCTGCGGCAGTGATGGTCAACATATCCTCGGAATCACATTTCTCCCAGTCGTACGCGTCATTCTCCAGCACGTTGTGGCTCTTCATAGCGCtctcaaacactgacatcaggAGCTGTCACAGAGAAACCACAAGTGTCAGCATTTGGCAACCGGGGAGAAATAGATAGTGTgtgcaaaaaaactaaacaaaacaagagataGCCAACCTGATAGTCAGGCTTAGTGAAGTAGTCCAAGGTTAAGATATGATCCAGGAAGGTGCTGAACTCTGTGGGAAGGTGCTTGAGCATCAGTCGATGGTCATAAGTGTCTTTTAGGTTTCCTACTTGTTCCTGAAAGCAGAAACATGAGTTTGAATGgatacacacactgtgaattACAAATCGATACTGACTAACACAGAGACACGTACTTTGTCTTTAATTTTCCTCCAGGGCAGCTGACCAACCATGAATTCAACCAGCATGTAGAAGAGGGACCACAGGTCGTCATGACGGCCCATTTCCTGCAGATCAAGATACACAAGTGTGAGTAACTTCAagggtaaaataaataaatatgagtaTAAAAAGGTATGAGATGATTTTGGTCACCTTATTCTTATGAGCATTGATTGAAGCATATCGCACAGTTCCTCTGAAGCCTGCCACAGGACGAGGCTGAAACAGAAtaaagatataatataataaagattaAGGGTTTAGATTAAGGTTATACACcctaaataacattttgagGTATCTGCTAtataaacaatgttaaaatgttaatgacAGGggcatttaaaacctttttgtgATGGTCATACATCACATGAGGGTCTTTAAGGTCACACAGCAATCATTTGAAGGTTGTATTGTAACAACACTCTTTAGTGTACAAAGCCAAAACAATGCTTTAAGGAAGTGAGCACAGAGTACTCACAGGACGGACTTCCATACTGGAGTTGGTAAACTGACGGGCCAAGCCAAAGTCAAGCATGTAGCAGCATCTGCAGGTACTGGCTAGTCGTCCCATCGCGAAGTTGGACTAACACAGATAAACACGAGTGAGTAAAACAGTAAACTGACTGACAGATTTACAAACCACTGACGGGTTTGAGGTCAACTCACAGGTTTAATGTCACGATGCAGGAAGCCTACAGAGTGGATGCTTTCAATGGCCTCTAAAATCTGCTTGCCGAGTCTTAAAGTTGTGGAGACGGAGAAGATGCCTCGGGTCATGGTCCTGCGCAAATCTGCCAGATTCCTCCCCTGAAGGCAGAAAATCAAGTGTTTGCATGTCACACTCACGATGCAGAGCGAATTAAATACTTAACTAACACTGACAAGTAAAGATCCTACCTGGAGCTCCATCACCACGTAGTTGAAACGATCATTTCGGCCACAGCCTACAAAGCGGCACACGTGGTCTTTGCCTGTCAAAGAAGTATAAACGGATATCAATAAttagattgtgtttttttaacaacagaCTAAATCTGTATTACATTTCTCaacatgtatatatttattgacACTCCTCCAGGCGCCAATATCAGGTGGAAATATATTTGTGCAGATGTTATATTATGGTTATTAGTATTGACTGAAATCCTTGCCGGAGTGCTCCCTCCAGGTCGGGAGCGAGTTGCTGCTCCGAGTGAATGAGTTCAAGTGTCAGTGATAGGAAAATGGAGTGTGAGATGGACCAGCATGTCGATGCAGCATCCACAGTACTGCAGATGCTatatcagacagaaaaaatgGAGCCAGAAGGCCGTCTACGCTCCAACCCTAACCTATGATCATGAGCTTTGGgcagtgaccaaaagaatgagatcgcggaTACAGTCAGCCGAAATTAACCAAGCTCAGCATTAGAGACAGGAGCTCGGACACCTTTGCactgaaaggagccagctgtgGTGGGATAGGATGCCCTTTGGAAGAGACCTCGGGGCAGAtccagaacccgctggagggactacaaaGCCCATCTAGGCTGGGAATGCCCGGAAGAACACCTCCTTCATTTACTAAACGTTTAAAAGGTGTGGAAAAGACCACAGTGCTTCGATCCATCTCACACAGTAAATGCCACGCTATGATGATCTTGTCTCTGTTGCTCAGTCATTATCCGGGAGTTCACTCTGTCGTTGACATGCGGGCAGCATCACTCACCCTGAAGCTTCTTCAGCACAGCCACCTCCATCTTCAGCACCTGTTTGGGTTGTTGGGCGGACTCCACCTTTAAGGCAACGGTGGCCTGGCTCAACTGATCCAACACCTCGTAGATCTCCCCGAACCCGCCTCCGCCTATCTTCCTCGACTGAAAAGGAAAGGATTGTCAAAAAGTATGCCGGCGGAGAAATGATTTCTggcaacccaaaaaaaaaaataaaaactcaccactttccatctctctctgacCACGTCTGCCACTGACAGGATGTCTGTGTGCTCTCCAGCCCCACTCATCCTCCTCCTGAGTGCTCTCAGCTACAAGCCTGCAGCTGGCATCAGTGACGCAAGCCCCtcactgcaagaaaaaaaaaaattaaaaattcagtTTCCGCTTCATCCTTTCACAATCACTGCACCCCTGTGTGTGGTATGCAAAAGAAGGAAGCACGACTTGTAGCTGAttattcacagtgtgtgttcagtgtgtgtgtgtgtgtgtgaggagggggAAACACCATTTAAACAGCTACACCTCAGAGGTTCGTGCCACCGCCGCTAGATGGGcacaaaaaacagcagctagCACCATCAGGTCTGTTTGACTCCgtgccaaaaacacacacacacacacacacactcgtcatAAAAGGCCATAAACCTGCTCGTTTGAGAGGATTAACCGGCTAATCTAAGCAGGGTGACGGGGTGTCCAATGCGGCTTTCTGCTGGTGGTCCTGTAAACAAGCTACTACCTACCTAGCATGTCTGACCTCTTACCTCGCTCCGTTGCAGCGTTACAATATCGGTTAGTGTGTGAAATCCAAGCGGTCCCCATGCTCCCGGTGTGTTCCTACGAAAGGCGGCTCGTTCCAGCGggttgttgtttattttcagaaacGGACAAACAGAGTTTGGTGCGGCATAGCTTAGCCCTTAGCTACGGGCAGCTAGCCTCGCTCGTGCTAatggatgtgatgatgatgatggtgcccccccccctccgcgCGCTCTCCCTCTCGTGACGTCACAGCGCCAGTGTCTCCTGATTGAACCGCAAACTCCCGCAtccctgaaagagagagagggggctaAATGTAGTCCATACAttacagaggagaggagaagagaaggaagtcTGCAGCAGCTTTCTTTAAACTGATCAtaattttttatctttatctttattttatatttttatttcatattttatttattttattttttttatatatatgtttacatctttacgtttggacagagagaaacgtaatttcaattctgtgtatgtcttgtacatttgcagttttgacaataaaaaacttgaaacttgaaacttaaaccaaaaaaaaaaatcagttttcaggGGCGTAGCTGGGTCTTCTGGTGGCCCTGATAAAATACTGATAACCCTCCaacaccaaccaaccaccacaCATGCATCTAACACCACCACTGCCACACAGTACAATACTAAACACAAATAATATAACCGCAATACTAAAAGTAGTCAGTATGCATTTCAGGGTTATGAAGTAATATCACATGTTGcatcaggaatgagtacatcagagggacggcacatgttagaggttttggagataaagtcagagagaggccaagagagatagtgaatatattggtaaaAGGATGCtatttgaactgccagacaggaggcctagaggaagaccaaagaggggtttatggatgcagtgaaagaggacatgaaggtagttggtgtgagagaagaggatgcagaagacagggttagatggaggcaactgattcgctgtggcgacccctgaagggaaaagccgaaaggagaagaagaagaataagtaATATCACATGTTGCCATTTCACcgcatagatagatagatagatagatagatagatagatagatagatagcatagatagctagatagatagatagatagatagataacaacaaactatacataataaaatatcaaaatagcaatagtaaataaaatatattgtacaagagtatatacagatatacagtagATTAGTAACAAGTACCAAGACAACGAAATGCAGTACATATGAACATGATATATATAACATGacaaatgtttaatgtgtcGTTCTGGTCTGTCCACATTTGTACCATACCTTGGCATGCAGCaacacctgcagacacaaacattcTGTGAACACGAGAACCCGAAGAGCAgatatatgatttatttaaaggtaCACATTGTTTTTTACAGAAGCTCTAAATTATCATACGTTCATGCattctgtttcctctgttttcgTGTGATAATGAGTTGATTTAACAGGATAATTTTCTCAAGATAACGACATAATTAACATGAGAtctaaaacaaaaagacaatctAGAAAATTAAGTGTGTAAattagtgtagcaatgtcagagagGCAGGAGTATATTGCTCAGCACTTCACATCCATCAGTCAGCATGGCACAATGTGAAATCTCTGCACGCCTATCACATTAGATTCATTATCTCG encodes:
- the ttbk2b gene encoding tau-tubulin kinase 2b, with protein sequence MSGAGEHTDILSVADVVRERWKVSRKIGGGGFGEIYEVLDQLSQATVALKVESAQQPKQVLKMEVAVLKKLQGKDHVCRFVGCGRNDRFNYVVMELQGRNLADLRRTMTRGIFSVSTTLRLGKQILEAIESIHSVGFLHRDIKPSNFAMGRLASTCRCCYMLDFGLARQFTNSSMEVRPPRPVAGFRGTVRYASINAHKNKEMGRHDDLWSLFYMLVEFMVGQLPWRKIKDKEQVGNLKDTYDHRLMLKHLPTEFSTFLDHILTLDYFTKPDYQLLMSVFESAMKSHNVLENDAYDWEKCDSEDMLTITAAATTAQQLTRLTPAYLGMANASVLPGELQRENTEDVLQGERLSDADNCPPIPTPTTPGGDVWEEMDRNRNHKHAQPMIRKVVSEDEHSQNQGNQSPNTGSMQSSPRRVRSETMFLDRAAPLLRRMRHSQSLAFEKRLAPEPKPTIERFLEAYLGKQRPVLSQVGEKSLTGRGQTPSCNEEHSATATPDPEEGAASSGFVAVNLSPVPQEGDSQEWVMLELEQGSGSGGTKPPGEAPKEEKPGTHTPAETDNQSSEPQDGQSTAVPSSPVLSQMSMPGTWLLGHRRLPGMLGQMPSVIMGRPQMDQSSSCGPQSPVQEKSDAIPLEAPSRRSDKASEEILKDGDRLELAPVPILAKGPAAHLTNDRDPESDSGLPDRSSEPNQQPQADTAGGAMESTVTVSSSPPPALLRQRDSPLSPRLSRIPVRDASALLDSPSRDLHMERRHRWSSPVPGSPTHSPSPSLSCDNLPSALPRDRLPSERGSRSDLVGEDPLSLSSSSGSKSKIPRPVSATFIPEQLTSRFLPRPPPGKPPIRPCVDNRRRRLRVRASSTSDADFLASLTQLMQDRSGMLFSPPPRPRSSSSSLQRSLSSSPSRQELRDGGALQGRSRSPSSFSSSPPARHTHPQDRSGPCQWGHSSRGRGLIHEGKGSGKVNR